The Deltaproteobacteria bacterium genome window below encodes:
- a CDS encoding 2-isopropylmalate synthase produces MEKVFIFDTTLRDGEQIPGACLNPREKLEIALQLARLKVDAIEAGFPISSPGDFDAVKGIAEKVKGPTIVALARAVREDIETAWNAIKRAETPRIHVFLGTSDVHIQKKFGIDRDKALERGLDALRLAKSLCPDVEYSTEDASRTDPDYLAKVVEQVIAAGATVVNIPDTVGYAVPQQFGKLIVFLRERVPNIDEVVLSVHCHNDLGLATANTLAAVENGARQVECTVNGLGERAGNASLEEIVMAIRTRKDYFNFSTSVNTREIMRTSNLVSRLMGMTVQANKAIVGANAFAHSSGIHQDGILKDRATYEIIRPEDLGIAKHAMILTARSGRHALRDKTSSMGYDLNENEFEAVYEGFLSLADKKKRVYDEDVDIIIQDVIFAHLLNNRLYSLESYKVRTGNGKTPEATVRLRREEVILEASSQGGGPIDAIFKAIDKIVGAFHKLEDFQVKAVTETKEAMGVATVRVSRDDFRALGRGSSTDILEASAKAYVEAINRISCFMQHQSEACRSGNKFAPQN; encoded by the coding sequence ATGGAAAAGGTATTCATTTTTGACACTACACTGCGAGATGGCGAACAGATTCCGGGGGCATGCCTGAATCCCAGAGAAAAGCTGGAAATCGCCTTACAGCTTGCCAGATTGAAGGTGGACGCCATTGAGGCAGGCTTCCCTATCTCGTCTCCCGGGGACTTTGACGCTGTCAAAGGGATTGCCGAGAAAGTAAAAGGCCCCACCATTGTAGCCCTTGCCCGGGCAGTCCGCGAGGACATCGAAACAGCCTGGAACGCAATAAAAAGGGCGGAAACACCCCGTATTCACGTCTTTCTGGGGACTTCTGATGTTCATATCCAGAAAAAATTCGGCATTGATCGAGACAAGGCCCTGGAGCGGGGACTTGATGCCTTGAGACTTGCCAAGTCCCTTTGTCCTGATGTGGAGTACTCCACTGAGGACGCCTCACGCACGGACCCGGACTATCTCGCCAAAGTAGTCGAACAGGTAATCGCAGCCGGGGCCACGGTAGTAAATATCCCCGATACGGTCGGCTATGCGGTGCCTCAGCAGTTTGGCAAGCTCATTGTCTTTCTAAGAGAAAGGGTTCCCAATATTGATGAGGTCGTGCTCAGTGTTCACTGCCACAATGACTTAGGGCTGGCTACAGCCAACACCCTGGCTGCCGTGGAAAATGGGGCCAGACAGGTAGAGTGTACTGTTAACGGTCTCGGAGAAAGGGCGGGAAATGCTTCTTTGGAAGAGATCGTAATGGCCATAAGGACTCGCAAAGACTATTTCAATTTTTCTACGTCGGTGAACACGCGAGAGATCATGAGAACCAGCAACCTGGTCAGCCGCCTCATGGGAATGACCGTTCAGGCCAACAAGGCCATTGTGGGAGCCAATGCCTTTGCCCACTCTTCCGGCATCCATCAGGACGGCATCCTGAAAGACCGCGCGACTTATGAGATCATACGCCCGGAAGACCTCGGGATCGCCAAGCACGCCATGATCCTTACGGCAAGGTCTGGAAGACATGCGTTGAGGGATAAGACATCAAGCATGGGCTATGATCTCAATGAGAACGAGTTTGAAGCCGTGTATGAGGGCTTCTTGTCCCTAGCCGACAAAAAGAAGCGGGTCTATGATGAAGATGTGGATATCATTATCCAGGACGTGATCTTTGCCCACTTGCTAAACAACAGGCTTTACAGCCTTGAATCCTACAAAGTACGCACGGGCAACGGCAAGACCCCTGAGGCCACCGTGAGGCTCAGGAGGGAGGAAGTCATTTTGGAGGCCAGCTCTCAAGGCGGAGGACCCATTGACGCCATCTTTAAGGCCATTGACAAGATCGTCGGGGCTTTCCACAAACTGGAGGACTTTCAGGTCAAGGCCGTTACCGAGACCAAGGAGGCTATGGGAGTGGCCACCGTGCGTGTCTCTCGCGATGACTTCCGCGCTCTGGGACGGGGCTCCAGCACGGACATCCTGGAGGCGAGCGCCAAGGCTTATGTTGAGGCCATCAACCGGATTTCCTGTTTCATGCAACATCAATCGGAGGCATGCCGGTCAGGCAACAAGTTTGCTCCTCAAAACTGA